From one Candidatus Thermoplasmatota archaeon genomic stretch:
- a CDS encoding nitroreductase family protein: protein MELAEAMRNRRSIRRFEEKEVPRELVEGILETARWAPSGNNVQPWRFIVVTDRQKIARLSEASNQRWIAASPMVIICLSDLNVFGSHGSYSAFQPLVEVGMIEDMEFSEFNEKREATSELENRMANTLNSFLNVAIIIDHITLLAHEAGLGTCWVRYFNTAAVRGILDIADNCAIVALLPIGFPAESGKIKDRMDIESLIVRWE from the coding sequence ATGGAACTAGCCGAGGCCATGAGGAACAGGAGGAGCATCAGACGGTTCGAAGAGAAAGAGGTGCCCAGGGAGCTCGTGGAGGGGATACTTGAGACCGCGAGATGGGCGCCCTCAGGGAACAATGTTCAGCCATGGCGCTTCATCGTCGTTACGGATCGCCAGAAGATAGCGCGGCTGTCCGAAGCCTCCAACCAGCGATGGATAGCCGCCTCGCCAATGGTCATCATCTGCCTGTCCGACCTGAATGTCTTCGGTAGTCACGGGTCGTACTCCGCCTTCCAGCCCCTCGTCGAAGTCGGAATGATCGAGGACATGGAATTCTCGGAGTTCAATGAGAAACGGGAGGCCACAAGCGAACTGGAGAACAGAATGGCCAACACTCTGAACTCCTTTCTCAACGTCGCCATCATCATCGACCACATCACGCTCCTGGCGCATGAGGCAGGACTCGGCACATGCTGGGTGAGGTACTTCAACACAGCCGCCGTCCGAGGCATCCTCGACATTGCGGACAACTGCGCCATTGTCGCTCTGCTTCCGATTGGGTTTCCAGCGGAGAGTGGCAAGATAAAGGATCGCATGGACATTGAGAGCCTCATCGTTCGATGGGAGTAG
- the pdxT gene encoding pyridoxal 5'-phosphate synthase glutaminase subunit PdxT: MKIGVLAVQGAVSEHVEMTDRALRGLGRSGSAAVVRRVDQIEGIHSLIIPGGESTAISRLIDKQGLRESIVKRGQEGMPIMGTCAGCVLMAKAGDEDVERTDTELLSLMDMKVVRNAFGRQRESFEAEIDTALFEDPFPGVFIRAPAIAEVWEDCRVLARLDELVVMAGQANLLAVAFHPELSGDPRVHEHFLDL; encoded by the coding sequence ATGAAGATAGGCGTACTAGCCGTTCAGGGCGCGGTGTCCGAGCATGTCGAGATGACCGACAGAGCCCTTAGAGGCCTGGGGCGGAGCGGAAGTGCGGCCGTGGTCAGAAGGGTCGATCAGATAGAGGGAATCCACTCGCTCATCATTCCTGGCGGGGAGAGCACGGCGATATCCCGGCTCATCGACAAGCAAGGACTGAGAGAATCCATTGTCAAGAGGGGGCAGGAGGGGATGCCGATAATGGGAACTTGCGCCGGTTGCGTTCTCATGGCCAAGGCGGGAGACGAAGATGTGGAGCGAACCGACACGGAGCTCCTCTCCTTGATGGATATGAAGGTCGTTCGGAACGCCTTTGGCAGGCAGAGAGAGTCCTTCGAGGCAGAGATCGACACCGCCCTGTTCGAGGACCCCTTCCCAGGCGTCTTCATCAGAGCACCAGCGATAGCCGAAGTCTGGGAGGACTGCAGGGTATTGGCCCGATTGGACGAGCTTGTGGTGATGGCCGGTCAAGCAAACCTCTTGGCCGTGGCATTCCATCCAGAACTCTCCGGGGATCCCCGGGTCCACGAGCACTTCCTCGATCTCTAG